A single region of the Cronobacter condimenti 1330 genome encodes:
- a CDS encoding NAD(P)H-dependent oxidoreductase, with product MKKVLVLAGHRYPDKSRVNHAAIEALKALPQVTVHELMREYPDFTIDVKREQALLLSHDAVVMLFPFWWYSAPAILKEWQDHVLEHGFAYGSGGDRLHGKPLMLMVSTGGNAAAYSPQGYNRYPIDEFWLPFNAMANMTGMVWQEPALIQGTHVLSDADLDAGIAGWLSRVNALIG from the coding sequence ATGAAAAAAGTACTGGTACTGGCGGGCCATCGTTATCCGGATAAATCCCGCGTCAACCATGCCGCCATCGAGGCGCTGAAGGCGCTGCCGCAGGTGACGGTGCATGAACTGATGCGTGAATACCCGGATTTTACTATCGACGTGAAGCGCGAGCAGGCATTGCTGCTGTCGCATGATGCAGTGGTGATGCTGTTTCCGTTCTGGTGGTACAGCGCGCCTGCGATTCTGAAAGAGTGGCAGGATCACGTGCTGGAACACGGGTTTGCCTACGGCAGCGGCGGCGACCGCCTGCACGGCAAGCCGCTAATGCTGATGGTCTCGACCGGCGGTAACGCCGCGGCGTATTCTCCGCAGGGTTATAACCGCTACCCGATAGACGAGTTTTGGTTGCCGTTCAATGCAATGGCTAACATGACCGGTATGGTCTGGCAGGAACCGGCGCTTATCCAGGGGACGCATGTACTGAGCGACGCTGACCTGGATGCCGGTATTGCCGGGTGGTTAAGCCGCGTCAACGCGCTCATCGGTTAA